The following proteins come from a genomic window of Eisenibacter elegans DSM 3317:
- the thiD gene encoding bifunctional hydroxymethylpyrimidine kinase/phosphomethylpyrimidine kinase: MIHTPYTHQYIPVMSIAGSDSGGGAGIQADLKTFAALGCYGTTAITAITAQNTLGVQAIHAVPVSVVEAQIRAVMDDIRPKAIKIGMIATPELALAIGQVLRAYPEVPVVLDPVMVAASGDRLIAEETVAALEESLFPLSTLLTPNVDEAALLVNQPITSLEALEQAALVLQQQGCRAVLAKGAHLSGDALSDVFVDPQGAVKHLPTVRIPTANVHGSGCTLSSAIAAYLALGLTLYKAVVAAQTYVHQALRHGSHIRTGQGSGPLNHFFEPIPQKTDELD; encoded by the coding sequence TTGATACATACTCCCTATACCCATCAATATATCCCTGTGATGAGCATTGCAGGGTCTGACAGTGGCGGCGGCGCAGGCATCCAAGCCGACCTCAAAACTTTTGCTGCCCTTGGTTGCTATGGCACTACGGCCATCACCGCCATCACTGCACAAAACACCTTAGGGGTGCAAGCCATTCACGCCGTACCGGTGTCGGTGGTCGAAGCCCAGATTCGTGCTGTCATGGACGATATTCGGCCAAAGGCCATCAAAATTGGGATGATTGCCACCCCCGAGCTTGCCTTGGCCATAGGGCAGGTGTTGCGAGCCTACCCAGAGGTACCCGTGGTGCTCGACCCGGTGATGGTCGCCGCCAGTGGCGACCGCCTCATTGCGGAAGAAACCGTTGCCGCACTCGAAGAGTCACTTTTTCCATTGTCCACCCTGCTGACCCCCAACGTAGATGAGGCCGCGCTCTTGGTAAATCAGCCTATCACAAGTCTTGAAGCACTCGAACAGGCTGCCTTGGTACTCCAACAACAAGGCTGCCGGGCAGTCTTGGCCAAAGGCGCACACCTTAGCGGCGATGCCCTGAGCGATGTATTTGTAGACCCACAAGGGGCTGTCAAGCACCTACCCACTGTGCGCATCCCTACCGCCAATGTACATGGCAGCGGCTGCACCCTCTCCTCGGCCATCGCAGCTTACTTGGCGCTGGGCTTAACCCTCTACAAGGCCGTGGTAGCAGCACAAACCTATGTGCATCAAGCTCTCCGACACGGCAGCCATATCCGCACCGGACAGGGTAGCGGCCCTTTGAATCATTTCTTTGAACCTATCCCCCAAAAAACCGATGAGCTGGACTAA
- a CDS encoding TenA family protein — translation MSWTKQAWAEIAPLYEKILALPFNQELQAGTLAPERFRFYIAQDAYYLGEFGRALSLISGRSQEVDHVLAFSRFATNAIVVERALHASYFQELSIAPVVQPSPSCQLYTQFLLNKSALDAVEVAVAAVLPCFWIYKDVGDHIYQHQSNPQNPYQAWIDTYAGEEFGAAVAQAIDIAEALAQEASPALQTRMLSAFVEATRMEWLFWHSAYVQEQWLV, via the coding sequence ATGAGCTGGACTAAACAAGCTTGGGCTGAGATCGCCCCATTGTACGAAAAAATATTGGCACTCCCCTTCAACCAAGAGCTACAAGCCGGTACACTCGCCCCCGAACGCTTCCGCTTTTATATCGCGCAAGATGCCTACTATTTGGGTGAATTTGGGCGAGCGCTGTCGCTCATTTCGGGGCGTAGTCAAGAGGTAGACCACGTGCTGGCATTCAGTCGTTTTGCGACCAACGCCATTGTGGTGGAGCGCGCCCTGCACGCTAGTTACTTTCAGGAGTTGAGCATCGCCCCAGTGGTGCAGCCCTCGCCCTCTTGTCAGTTATACACCCAGTTTTTGCTCAACAAATCTGCACTAGATGCTGTGGAGGTAGCTGTAGCGGCGGTGTTGCCCTGTTTTTGGATTTATAAGGACGTAGGCGACCATATTTACCAGCATCAATCTAACCCTCAAAACCCCTATCAGGCTTGGATAGACACCTATGCCGGAGAGGAGTTTGGCGCTGCCGTCGCTCAAGCCATTGACATTGCAGAGGCATTGGCACAGGAAGCCAGCCCTGCCTTACAAACCCGTATGCTGAGCGCCTTTGTAGAGGCTACCCGGATGGAGTGGCTTTTTTGGCATAGTGCCTATGTGCAAGAGCAGTGGCTGGTATAG
- a CDS encoding N-acetylmuramoyl-L-alanine amidase: MIDFRHYLHLWVCLLAGYLSLASVAAGYAQGHRSGSPYLRQLYQQKYERWLRGHPDVDNHIAITDQGVSLYASAVDKKEERAEYTVRWDELVVFQTLIKQNPLQAYELFERRKSVETVLQTLKKAPLPRWQDDSDQPLAGFRIALDPGHVAHDMATAMMEGKFIQMFIKDVGQIAFYEAELTLATARIVQEKLERLGATVMLTREYPSETAFGITFEQWYEQYLKRAEKEGVNIAKLNKQRVFYKEFLTEEMRQRAFNINAFQPHMTLMIHYNVEGSNKPWNKPTQSNANMAFIGGAFLKGELEKERDRFHLLRMLLSEDLERSIDFSRQVMYFLGTKLNVLPLQIRFKNTLGTGVPGLYARNLSLTRLVYGPLCYGESLYQDNYEEAIALNQKDVRIAGVQTSKRVVQVAEAYFEAIVQYAKTME, from the coding sequence ATGATTGATTTTCGACACTATCTCCATTTATGGGTTTGTTTGTTGGCAGGCTACCTAAGCTTGGCCAGTGTAGCAGCTGGTTACGCCCAAGGGCATCGCTCTGGAAGCCCTTATTTGCGCCAGCTGTATCAGCAGAAATATGAGCGTTGGCTTCGTGGACATCCCGATGTAGACAACCATATCGCCATTACCGACCAAGGGGTGAGCCTCTATGCCTCTGCTGTAGATAAAAAGGAAGAGCGCGCCGAGTATACTGTACGTTGGGATGAGTTGGTAGTGTTTCAGACCCTCATCAAACAAAACCCGCTGCAAGCCTATGAGTTGTTCGAGCGGCGCAAATCTGTCGAAACCGTTTTGCAAACCCTCAAAAAGGCTCCCTTGCCTCGTTGGCAGGACGATAGCGACCAGCCTTTGGCTGGCTTTCGCATTGCGCTTGACCCCGGCCACGTCGCCCACGATATGGCCACGGCGATGATGGAGGGGAAGTTCATTCAGATGTTTATCAAGGATGTGGGACAAATCGCCTTTTATGAAGCCGAGCTGACCTTGGCCACGGCGCGTATTGTACAAGAAAAACTGGAACGCCTAGGTGCTACCGTCATGCTCACCCGCGAATATCCTTCCGAAACTGCATTTGGTATTACCTTCGAACAATGGTATGAGCAATATCTCAAACGCGCTGAAAAAGAGGGAGTCAATATTGCCAAACTCAACAAACAACGTGTGTTCTATAAAGAGTTTTTGACCGAAGAGATGCGGCAACGAGCCTTTAACATCAATGCCTTCCAGCCACATATGACCCTGATGATTCATTACAATGTTGAGGGTAGCAACAAACCTTGGAACAAACCCACACAATCCAATGCGAATATGGCTTTTATTGGGGGGGCGTTTTTGAAAGGAGAGCTAGAAAAAGAACGCGACCGATTCCACCTCCTGCGAATGTTGCTCAGTGAGGACTTAGAGCGCTCAATTGATTTTTCGAGACAAGTAATGTATTTCTTGGGTACTAAACTCAATGTACTCCCGCTACAAATTCGCTTCAAAAACACCTTGGGTACAGGTGTACCGGGGCTCTATGCACGCAACCTCAGCCTGACTCGCTTGGTGTATGGCCCGCTCTGCTATGGTGAAAGCCTCTACCAAGACAACTACGAGGAGGCCATCGCACTCAATCAAAAAGATGTACGTATTGCCGGAGTACAGACTTCCAAACGTGTAGTCCAAGTAGCAGAGGCCTATTTTGAGGCGATTGTGCAGTATGCCAAAACAATGGAATAG
- the trpA gene encoding tryptophan synthase subunit alpha, which translates to MSHPTSTHRIAQAFGQQNQGLLTVYYTAGFPNLDDTLPILVHLQGAGVDMVEIGMPFSDPIADGETIQQSNLRALQNGMSLELLFKQLTDMRRHIHIPVLLMGYINPVLQFGIERFCQEAARVGIDGLILPDLPLYEYEQEYQALFTKYGISNVFLVTPQTSEERLHNIDRLTTGFIYAVSSASTTGKTTGISPEQERYFERLRQAKLQKPWQIGFGISDAQSFATACRYADGAIIGSAFIKALATEDLGLAERIRRFVSHIRGK; encoded by the coding sequence ATGTCTCACCCCACAAGCACCCACCGCATCGCGCAAGCATTTGGCCAACAAAACCAAGGTCTGCTCACTGTTTACTATACCGCAGGCTTCCCTAACCTCGACGATACGTTGCCCATTTTGGTACACCTCCAAGGGGCAGGAGTAGATATGGTCGAAATAGGGATGCCCTTTTCTGACCCTATTGCCGATGGCGAAACCATCCAACAGAGTAACCTCCGAGCACTGCAAAATGGAATGAGCCTTGAGTTGCTCTTCAAACAACTGACTGATATGCGCCGCCATATCCATATCCCTGTGTTGTTGATGGGGTATATCAATCCTGTATTGCAGTTTGGTATCGAGCGCTTCTGTCAAGAGGCGGCTAGGGTAGGCATTGATGGACTGATCTTGCCCGACCTGCCCCTGTACGAATATGAGCAAGAATACCAAGCGCTCTTTACCAAGTATGGTATCTCAAATGTCTTTTTGGTAACGCCACAAACGTCTGAGGAGCGGCTCCATAACATCGACCGCCTGACGACAGGCTTCATCTATGCGGTATCAAGTGCCAGCACAACAGGCAAAACTACCGGCATCAGCCCCGAACAAGAGCGCTATTTTGAGCGCTTGCGCCAAGCCAAACTTCAGAAACCTTGGCAAATTGGTTTTGGTATCTCTGACGCACAGAGCTTTGCCACTGCCTGTCGCTATGCTGATGGGGCTATTATTGGCAGTGCTTTTATCAAAGCTCTTGCAACGGAAGACCTTGGTCTTGCCGAACGTATCCGCCGGTTTGTGTCTCATATTAGGGGCAAATAA
- the thiM gene encoding hydroxyethylthiazole kinase has translation MSHTPTITAGQWLSQLRQQSPLVHNITNYVVMNNTANALLALGASPVMAHAHPELADMVGIAGATVINIGTLDEYWSASYLQAAQAAQRLGKPWLLDPVGAGATPYRNQILTELLLQRPAVIRGNASEVMALAQQAAQTKGVDSTHQSEEALDAAKRLSHTTGAVVCISGATDYVVDQDKVTTIGGGHPLMTKVTGMGCTASALIGAFLAAGAPAFEATCTAMLVMAHCGAAAARLAQGPGTLQLHFLDALHQLQPQDLEAYA, from the coding sequence ATGTCTCACACACCTACCATAACGGCTGGCCAATGGCTTAGCCAACTCCGCCAACAATCTCCACTGGTACACAACATCACCAACTACGTCGTGATGAACAATACCGCCAATGCCTTGCTGGCCTTGGGGGCTTCACCTGTGATGGCACATGCACACCCTGAGCTGGCCGATATGGTCGGCATTGCCGGGGCGACGGTAATCAATATCGGGACACTCGACGAGTACTGGAGTGCGTCTTATCTCCAAGCTGCTCAGGCGGCTCAGCGTTTGGGCAAGCCTTGGCTGCTCGATCCTGTGGGGGCAGGCGCTACCCCCTATCGTAACCAGATACTGACCGAGCTACTCCTACAGCGCCCTGCCGTCATCAGGGGCAATGCTTCAGAGGTGATGGCCTTGGCACAACAGGCTGCCCAAACCAAGGGTGTAGACAGCACCCACCAGTCCGAAGAAGCCCTCGATGCCGCCAAGCGCCTCAGCCATACTACAGGAGCTGTGGTTTGTATTTCAGGGGCTACAGATTATGTTGTAGACCAAGACAAGGTTACGACTATTGGTGGCGGCCACCCACTTATGACCAAGGTTACGGGGATGGGCTGTACGGCCTCGGCACTCATTGGTGCTTTTTTGGCGGCAGGGGCACCTGCCTTCGAAGCTACCTGCACGGCGATGCTCGTGATGGCACATTGCGGCGCGGCAGCCGCCCGCCTAGCCCAAGGCCCCGGTACCTTGCAGTTACACTTCCTCGATGCGCTACACCAACTACAGCCCCAAGACCTCGAAGCCTATGCCTAG
- a CDS encoding efflux RND transporter periplasmic adaptor subunit — protein sequence MKRVIIIGVVALVVLLLVIRFSSRKKVGTEVTTAKAVKTRIVETVNAAGKIQPETEVKISPDISGEITELYVKEGDSVTKGQLLLRIRPDNFQAVVENARASVNSSQASLSQARARHTQSQAQLLRAEAEYKRSKQLFEQKVISEADFQLAEMNYQVAKQDVESALQSVEAARFNMQSAQANLRQNLDNLSRTEIYAPMSGVVSKLSVEKGEKVVGTAQMAGTEMLIIANLRAMQVLVNVNENDIVRVRKGQKAEVVVESYGDRKFEGVVTEIANTANNTTTADAVIEFEVRILILNNSYQDLVDAQSRLSPFRPGMTASVDIITNRKDDALSVPIAAVTTRNASKTDENNSKKVNNQKEEERSEESLQQVVFVLKEDLSVEQRIVKTGISDFNNIEILSGIKEGEEIVSGPFAILSNPQRLKNGTVVERAKTDNSERSKK from the coding sequence ATGAAAAGAGTTATCATTATCGGGGTAGTAGCCTTAGTTGTGTTGCTACTCGTGATTCGTTTTAGCAGCCGCAAGAAAGTCGGCACAGAAGTAACGACAGCCAAGGCTGTAAAGACCCGTATTGTCGAAACGGTCAATGCTGCTGGTAAAATACAACCTGAAACCGAGGTCAAAATCAGCCCAGATATTTCGGGAGAGATTACAGAGCTGTATGTCAAAGAAGGAGACTCGGTTACGAAAGGGCAATTGCTCTTGCGTATCCGCCCTGATAATTTTCAGGCAGTGGTAGAAAACGCCCGAGCCAGTGTCAACTCCAGCCAAGCAAGCCTCTCACAGGCACGCGCCCGACATACCCAATCCCAGGCCCAACTCCTACGCGCCGAGGCCGAATACAAACGTAGCAAGCAACTTTTTGAGCAGAAAGTAATCTCAGAAGCTGATTTTCAATTGGCCGAGATGAACTACCAAGTGGCCAAGCAAGACGTGGAGTCTGCCCTACAAAGTGTAGAAGCGGCGCGGTTTAATATGCAAAGTGCGCAGGCCAATTTGCGCCAGAACCTCGACAATCTCTCTCGTACCGAGATTTATGCCCCTATGAGCGGAGTAGTCTCAAAGCTTTCGGTAGAAAAAGGCGAAAAAGTAGTAGGTACAGCCCAAATGGCCGGTACAGAAATGCTGATCATTGCCAACTTACGTGCGATGCAGGTGTTGGTCAATGTGAATGAAAACGATATTGTAAGGGTACGCAAAGGCCAAAAAGCCGAAGTAGTGGTAGAGTCTTACGGCGATCGTAAATTTGAAGGCGTTGTTACCGAAATAGCCAATACAGCCAACAACACTACTACTGCCGATGCGGTAATAGAGTTTGAGGTGCGTATTTTGATTCTCAATAACTCTTACCAAGATTTGGTAGATGCGCAAAGCCGCCTATCGCCTTTCCGCCCCGGAATGACCGCCTCTGTTGATATCATTACCAACCGCAAAGACGATGCGCTTTCAGTGCCTATCGCCGCAGTAACTACCCGCAACGCCAGCAAGACCGACGAAAACAACAGCAAGAAAGTCAACAATCAGAAAGAAGAAGAGCGCAGCGAAGAGAGCCTTCAGCAGGTGGTGTTTGTGCTCAAAGAAGACCTGAGCGTAGAACAACGTATCGTCAAAACGGGTATCAGTGATTTCAACAATATCGAAATCTTGTCAGGAATCAAAGAAGGCGAAGAGATTGTCAGCGGTCCTTTTGCAATCCTGTCTAACCCACAACGCCTCAAAAATGGCACGGTAGTAGAACGCGCCAAAACAGACAACAGCGAGCGCAGCAAGAAATAA
- a CDS encoding class I SAM-dependent methyltransferase, protein MQTHIHLQTPQHWEEYELIDSGAFEKLERFGAYIVARPEPQAAWDKSLSDKEWQQQAHAIFRKEKGSTEKGRWELNRPQTPERWWMSYRYQQMHLQFKIALSSFKHVGIFPEQAANWDYLYTQLRQMPVEQPRVLNLFAYTGGASLAAAAAGAQVVHVDSVKPVLSWARENMERSQLQDIRWMPEDAFKFVQREVKRGNRYHAVLLDPPAYGRGANGEKWVLEEQINEMLKACAALLDPDHHLLLINLYSLGFSTLILENLLRSAFPKQAEPLDIGELYLADSFGKRLPLGIYGRLQQGF, encoded by the coding sequence TTGCAGACACACATTCACCTCCAAACGCCCCAACATTGGGAAGAATACGAACTGATTGACTCCGGTGCTTTTGAAAAGCTTGAGCGCTTCGGGGCATATATTGTAGCCCGCCCAGAGCCGCAGGCGGCATGGGATAAATCGCTTTCTGACAAAGAATGGCAGCAGCAGGCACATGCTATTTTCCGCAAAGAAAAAGGAAGTACAGAAAAAGGTCGCTGGGAGCTCAACCGTCCCCAAACGCCGGAGCGTTGGTGGATGAGCTATCGCTACCAACAGATGCACTTGCAGTTCAAAATAGCCCTTTCGTCTTTCAAACACGTTGGGATTTTCCCAGAGCAAGCCGCCAATTGGGACTACCTCTATACACAGCTCCGCCAAATGCCTGTGGAGCAACCACGGGTACTCAACTTGTTTGCCTATACCGGTGGGGCTTCTTTGGCCGCCGCCGCCGCCGGAGCGCAAGTGGTACACGTCGATTCGGTAAAGCCGGTATTGAGCTGGGCGCGTGAAAATATGGAGCGTAGTCAACTACAAGACATTCGCTGGATGCCCGAGGACGCTTTCAAGTTTGTACAACGAGAAGTGAAGCGCGGGAATCGCTATCACGCAGTGTTGCTCGACCCGCCGGCCTATGGGCGTGGAGCTAATGGAGAAAAATGGGTGCTCGAAGAGCAAATTAATGAGATGCTCAAGGCTTGTGCAGCGCTCCTCGACCCTGACCATCACCTGTTGCTCATCAACCTCTACTCTTTAGGTTTTTCTACCCTAATTTTGGAGAATCTCCTCCGAAGTGCTTTCCCCAAACAGGCCGAGCCTCTCGATATAGGTGAGCTGTACCTTGCCGATAGCTTTGGCAAGCGCCTGCCCTTGGGTATTTATGGCCGCTTACAACAAGGGTTTTAG
- a CDS encoding universal stress protein, with protein MKKILIPTDFSEPAEYALSLAQELAQKADAELHLIHVVMMPHNERVEVTPKGTFADGILEDYTREFLEKSHQYLKKIVDGLKLPAGKVHYQISSGHPHQVMLAYINKHNIDLVVMGTQGAGNSPMIGSNAQKMVRIATCPVLTLRQPVRLSDIKTITFACDLDEEQSLEGIGALKKLQQITEAELQILFVNTPTYFNTSRQIQDKLTYFVQKHQIKGYSFALYQELNEERGILSFLEEQPEQSSQMLALSTHQRSGLSFWLAGSVTEAVVNTVGMPVFTFQF; from the coding sequence ATGAAAAAGATTCTCATTCCGACCGATTTTTCAGAGCCTGCCGAATATGCCCTGAGTTTAGCACAAGAGTTGGCCCAAAAAGCCGATGCTGAGTTGCACCTGATTCATGTAGTCATGATGCCTCATAATGAGCGCGTAGAGGTTACTCCTAAAGGTACTTTTGCTGATGGCATTCTGGAAGATTATACGCGTGAGTTTTTGGAAAAAAGCCACCAGTATCTCAAAAAAATAGTCGATGGCCTCAAGCTGCCTGCCGGCAAAGTTCATTACCAAATCAGCTCCGGCCACCCACACCAAGTGATGTTGGCGTATATCAACAAACACAACATCGACCTCGTGGTGATGGGCACACAAGGCGCGGGCAACTCTCCTATGATTGGCTCTAATGCGCAAAAAATGGTGCGTATTGCTACCTGTCCTGTACTGACATTGCGCCAGCCTGTCAGGTTGAGCGATATCAAGACCATTACCTTTGCCTGTGACCTCGACGAGGAGCAGTCGCTTGAAGGCATTGGTGCGCTCAAAAAACTCCAACAAATTACGGAAGCTGAGTTACAAATTCTTTTTGTCAACACCCCAACCTACTTCAACACCAGCCGCCAAATTCAGGACAAGCTGACCTATTTTGTGCAAAAACACCAAATCAAAGGCTACAGTTTTGCGCTTTACCAAGAGCTGAATGAAGAACGGGGCATCTTGTCGTTTCTTGAAGAGCAACCGGAGCAGTCTAGCCAAATGTTGGCGCTCTCGACGCACCAACGCTCAGGGCTTTCTTTCTGGCTGGCCGGCAGCGTAACCGAAGCCGTTGTCAATACTGTGGGAATGCCTGTGTTTACTTTTCAGTTCTAG
- the thiE gene encoding thiamine phosphate synthase — protein MPSSAFPYGLYLVTDEAACLGRDFYWVLEEALKGGVQMVQLREKQLSMQAFLERAQRVQQLTDRYQVPLIINDALPIAHALGSFGLHLGQSDVALATARAQLGDAVCIGLSIERYEQVFAPAAQAADYWGVSPIFATPTKQDTQQPWGLQGLMALRRQTTKPLVAIGGIKPIHADALIQAGADSLAVVTGICSAESPAKAAETYRKLIDDALASRPRF, from the coding sequence ATGCCTAGTTCCGCCTTTCCTTATGGGCTTTATCTCGTAACAGATGAGGCGGCCTGCCTCGGGCGCGACTTTTATTGGGTGCTCGAAGAGGCGCTCAAGGGAGGAGTGCAGATGGTACAACTGCGGGAAAAGCAGTTGTCTATGCAGGCCTTCTTAGAGCGTGCGCAGCGGGTACAGCAGCTTACCGACCGTTACCAAGTACCCCTTATCATCAACGATGCGTTGCCAATTGCCCACGCCCTCGGTAGCTTTGGGCTACACCTCGGCCAAAGCGATGTAGCCCTTGCCACCGCTAGGGCACAACTGGGCGATGCTGTCTGTATCGGCCTTTCGATAGAACGATATGAGCAGGTTTTTGCCCCCGCAGCCCAAGCAGCAGACTACTGGGGCGTAAGCCCCATATTTGCCACCCCTACCAAACAAGATACCCAACAACCTTGGGGCTTACAGGGGCTGATGGCTTTGCGCCGCCAAACCACCAAGCCCCTCGTGGCCATTGGCGGCATCAAACCTATCCACGCCGATGCGCTCATACAAGCCGGGGCTGACAGTCTCGCCGTCGTGACGGGGATATGTAGCGCCGAAAGCCCTGCCAAAGCCGCCGAAACCTACCGGAAGTTGATTGACGATGCCCTAGCCTCGCGCCCGCGTTTCTAG